GGCGGACAGCAGCGCCGCGCTCAGCTCCTCTACCGGCACACCGGCGAGCGCTTCGAATGCGGCGTACTCCTGTTGCCGCAGTGTCGCGGCCGCGAAGGCGAGCAGGCCCGCGACCGGAATCACCGCCTGGCACAGGCCGGTACGCTCCAGCTCCCCCGCGAATCGAGTGGCGACATCGCGCGCCGAATGCAGGGCGTCGATCCGGCCCGCCCCGATCTCGTCGGCCCGGGAGACCACGCCGACCACGCCGAGCGGTCCCGAAACACCCGAGGCCGCACCGGTTCCGGCGCCGACCCGCTCCAAGAAGTGGACGTCGGCCGCGTCGAGCCTGCGGAGCAGGTAGACCACCGCGTCGGCGCCGGGGATCGCCGGTCCCGCCGCGGCGGGCGCCGTTTCCGCACCGGGCGTGAGCAAGCGAGCCGTGCGCTGCGACACCTCCCGCGACAGCGACGAGGTGCCCGGAGTATCGATGATCGTGGTGTGCGCCAGCGCCGCTGCGGGCCATTCGACCTCGAGATGGTCGACTTCGCGCGGAGCCGGCGCGTTCCACCGCAACCGGTCCAGATCGAAGGTCAGTCCATGGGTACCGCTGCCACGGCGCACCACCACATTGGCGCGCGCGCCGTCACCCGCGTGCGCCGTCACGCTCGGCGTCGAACCGTAGCGGTACCAGGTGACCACCCTGGTGCACTCGGTCGCGTCGGTCGGCGCGATGTCCTGCCCGACAAGCGAATTGAGCAGCGTGGACTTTCCTGCCTTCAGCGATCCGGCCAGCGCGATGCGCAACGGCTGATCGAGCCGCCGCGCACAGTCGGCGAGCAGGGCCCGCGGCCGCGGCTCGCTCGCGAGGGCCGCCCGTGCGGCGCCGACCAGACGATGCGCCTCGGCCACAATTCCCGGTGCCGCGCCGACCTCTCGTGTCACGAGGCAACCGTACCGACGGGCGCGCCCGGCAGCGCGGCCTGCATCGCCTCCGCGTATCTGTTCAATTCGGCGACCACCCGGAGCTGACGTTCCAGCACCGTGCAGCGTTCGGCTCGGCGGGCATTCGCCATGGTCGCCGCCTCCTGCGCGGCGCGCAGCGAATCGTCGATCGACCGCAGGCTCCGGTCGGCGATGCCCGCGTAGTGATCACGCAGCGCTCGATGAATGCGGTGCAGGCGGTCCTTCGACTCCTTGCCCGTCTGGAACGCGACATCGTCGACGAAGCGGCGCACCGCGACCTTCGCCTCGTTGCGGCGGCGACCGAGGCGCGCCTGCTTGTCGTCCCGGAACGCCTTGCCGCCCACCACGAGTCCGGCGCCGATGGAGATCGGGTTCAGTAATGCGAGTCCGGCGAAAGTGCTGGCGAGGCCGACCATCAGCACGCCACCATAGGACCCGCGCATGCCGACCAGCAGCTTGCTGCCGAAGCCGATATCGGGTTCCAGATCCGCGAGGGTGCCCGCGCTCGCGGGCGTGCCCTCGGCGGCGTCCGAGCGCACCTCCGGGAGTTCGACCGTGCCGAGCTCGGTGAAGTGTTCGGCCACCCGTTTCGCGAGTTGCAGCGCCCGCGCGTGCGTCCACAGCAGGTTGTCGCCGATCGCGGTGTCGATGGTGCCGGTGAGATGTTCGGCGATCCGGTCCCAGTGCCGGCCCGGATCGTGCTCGTCGATCCACTCTTCGGTGGTTCTGGCGATGCCGCGCAACCGATCTCGCAGATCGTGGTCCACGTCGCCGGCCAGGTCGGTGATCCCGTCGGCCAGCGTCTGCTGCCACGCCGCGGTGCGGCGCTGCAGCTCCTGCGCCGAGTTACGTGCCGCCTGCAGTTCGCGCACCGCGGCGGCGCCGCGCGCCGGATCGCGCACCGCGACCAGCTCGCTGCCCAGCGCCAGGGCCAAATGCTCTGCCGCCGAACGGATATCGCGGGCGACCGCGGCCCGGGTGGCGAGCTGGTCGCGCGCCACCACCTGCTCACGCAGGAACTGATAGAGCGGTCCGAAGCCGGATTCGAGGCCGAGCTGCTGGTCCTGCAACCGCAGCGCGTGGCTACGCAGCAACGACGACACCGCGATCATCGGCACGTCCACACCCGCCCTGGCCAGATGGCCGCGATCGGCCTGGTAAACCTGTCGCCAGTGCGGATAGAGGTCGGTCTTGGTGACCAGCAACGCCACCGTGGGGCACAGTTCGCGGACCTGCCGCAGGAAGGCGAGTTCCGGCTCGGTGAGTTCGGTTGACGCGTCGGAGAGCACCAGCACCGCGTCGGCGGCGGGCACCATGCCCAAGACGCTTGCCGCGT
This genomic stretch from Nocardia brasiliensis ATCC 700358 harbors:
- a CDS encoding dynamin family protein, giving the protein MGTPTPNATPPAVPLLAVLGETIAAARAAGRTDLVGTLEVAADRVRDPRRRIIVAGQLDQGKSRFVNALLNLDICPVGDDVTTTFTTVLAHGPAPRAELVLAAPGGDAGGPETRVAVPIDEIGGLAARSPLAHGRRILRLELEVPNPLLADGIVLVDTPGVGGHGSSYAASVLGMVPAADAVLVLSDASTELTEPELAFLRQVRELCPTVALLVTKTDLYPHWRQVYQADRGHLARAGVDVPMIAVSSLLRSHALRLQDQQLGLESGFGPLYQFLREQVVARDQLATRAAVARDIRSAAEHLALALGSELVAVRDPARGAAAVRELQAARNSAQELQRRTAAWQQTLADGITDLAGDVDHDLRDRLRGIARTTEEWIDEHDPGRHWDRIAEHLTGTIDTAIGDNLLWTHARALQLAKRVAEHFTELGTVELPEVRSDAAEGTPASAGTLADLEPDIGFGSKLLVGMRGSYGGVLMVGLASTFAGLALLNPISIGAGLVVGGKAFRDDKQARLGRRRNEAKVAVRRFVDDVAFQTGKESKDRLHRIHRALRDHYAGIADRSLRSIDDSLRAAQEAATMANARRAERCTVLERQLRVVAELNRYAEAMQAALPGAPVGTVAS
- a CDS encoding dynamin family protein is translated as MTREVGAAPGIVAEAHRLVGAARAALASEPRPRALLADCARRLDQPLRIALAGSLKAGKSTLLNSLVGQDIAPTDATECTRVVTWYRYGSTPSVTAHAGDGARANVVVRRGSGTHGLTFDLDRLRWNAPAPREVDHLEVEWPAAALAHTTIIDTPGTSSLSREVSQRTARLLTPGAETAPAAAGPAIPGADAVVYLLRRLDAADVHFLERVGAGTGAASGVSGPLGVVGVVSRADEIGAGRIDALHSARDVATRFAGELERTGLCQAVIPVAGLLAFAAATLRQQEYAAFEALAGVPVEELSAALLSADRFARSDIALPVLPEARAQLAERFGLFGIRMAVTLVRLGVRDSATLAAELTARSGVDELRSVLDVQFGQRADQLKAHSALTALARVLTAYPGSEADALLPRVRTLLADVHGFAELRLLGRLRTDELSLPPTDLAELHRLIGGSGVAPHLRLGLPVDAAPALQREQAMAAVRKWRARARHPLADQFTTTACLTAARSAEGALGVLSG